From a single Apium graveolens cultivar Ventura chromosome 2, ASM990537v1, whole genome shotgun sequence genomic region:
- the LOC141706067 gene encoding zeatin O-glucosyltransferase-like, with protein sequence MAENIQVTVVIVPFLAQGHLAPLLHLSRLISTYNIPVHYVSTTSHIRQASSRQEGWDLLAYDNIHIHEFQIPTFQCPAPNPDPQSKFPSQFQPAFEATVHLREPVCRLLKSLSATFRRVIIIHDYLTASVVQDFASLPNAETYIFQNTSSFFSFTFCWESAGKPFAADDHILQQLPSMEGCWTSELMAFAEKQVIHSKKSSGELYNTSKALEGHYFDLLQKFHVDKKHWAIGPFNPVDVFQKPEQQRHKCLEWLDNQAPNSVIYVAFGTTTSLTDEQIHAIAVGLENSGQKFIWVLRDADKVDIFTGDVRKTELPMRYEERILETGQGIIVRGWAPQLEILGHSSTGGFMSHCGWNSLLESMTMGVPIAAWPRHSDMPRNTVLMTKALKLGIVVKDWTPGNDLVESFHIENVVKKLITSPEGDEMRKRAAKLRNDIKKSVKEGGASRLELDSFIDHITRSS encoded by the coding sequence ATGGCAGAGAATATTCAAGTCACAGTGGTGATTGTTCCATTTCTAGCACAAGGCCACTTAGCTCCACTTCTCCATCTCTCCCGTCTCATCTCCACCTACAACATACCAGTTCACTATGTTAGCACCACAAGTCATATCCGCCAAGCCAGCAGCCGTCAAGAGGGATGGGACCTCCTTGCCTATGACAACATTCACATTCATGAgtttcaaatcccaacttttcAGTGTCCAGCTCCCAACCCTGATCCTCAGAGTAAATTTCCTTCTCAATTTCAACCAGCATTTGAAGCCACTGTCCACCTTCGTGAGCCTGTTTGCAGACTTCTCAAATCTCTTTCAGCCACTTTTCGTAGAGTTATCATCATCCATGATTACCTGACTGCCTCAGTTGTTCAAGATTTCGCTTCCTTGCCTAATGCTGAGACCTATATTTTTCAGAATACTTCATCTTTCTTTAGTTTTACCTTCTGTTGGGAATCTGCAGGTAAGCCTTTTGCAGCTGATGATCATATACTTCAACAATTGCCATCTATGGAAGGTTGTTGGACTTCAGAGTTGATGGCTTTTGCGGAAAAACAAGTGATCCACTCCAAAAAAAGCTCTGGTGAACTTTACAATACTTCCAAAGCACTTGAAGGCCATTACTTTGATTTGCTCCAGAAATTCCATGTTGATAAGAAACATTGGGCCATTGGACCCTTCAACCCTGTAGATGTCTTTCAGAAACCAGAGCAGCAAAGACACAAATGTTTAGAATGGCTAGATAATCAGGCTCCAAATTCAGTGATATATGTTGCTTTCGGAACAACAACTAGTCTAACAGATGAACAAATCCATGCCATCGCAGTTGGCCTAGAAAACAGTGGCCAAAAATTCATTTGGGTGTTAAGAGACGCAGATAAAGTGGACATTTTCACGGGAGATGTCAGAAAAACTGAATTGCCAATGAGGTATGAAGAGCGTATATTGGAAACCGGACAAGGGATAATTGTGAGAGGTTGGGCACCACAGTTGGAGATTTTGGGGCACAGCTCCACGGGGGGATTCATGAGTCACTGTGGATGGAATTCATTGTTAGAAAGCATGACAATGGGAGTGCCTATAGCTGCATGGCCAAGGCACTCTGACATGCCTAGAAATACTGTGTTAATGACCAAGGCACTCAAACTAGGAATTGTGGTCAAGGACTGGACTCCAGGGAACGACTTGGTTGAATCATTTCATATTGAAAATGTAGTGAAAAAGTTAATAACATCCCCAGAAGGAGATGAAATGAGAAAAAGGGCAGCAAAGTTAAGGAATGACATCAAGAAATCTGTGAAAGAAGGCGGAGCTAGTCGCCTGGAACTGGATTCCTTTATCGATCATATTACAAGATCAAGTTAG